The following nucleotide sequence is from Perca flavescens isolate YP-PL-M2 chromosome 20, PFLA_1.0, whole genome shotgun sequence.
gcacttctgtaccatctttgttaggaggcgcacatgcgcagtagctaggtaaggatcacatcagatagctgtttgtttctacaacttcagttaGTACTAGGCAgcattagctgggagacttcttctaaacaagggcacacttccaactttgcatggaatacctgcagaacagggacatgtaagtagttcttttgtagattatggtgaactagtgtgtgttgtagcagtgttttgccattgagaacgagctagcgctagcatgccaCGGTTAGCCACCTCATCTCAGCTACTGAtgtagaaagccctgcagattctgaacagctcacccggagactgaaggcagaagacattcagaaacccgtatctcactccaaacagcatggatgtttttttttcaaagtttgtatgcgtgtgaaagcaccagagacacaaaataacaccccaaatcccagaaaaagtgatattttcataatatgggcactttaacatgCTTGAAAAAATGGAAATTGTAACACCTCAAATCCATGTCAACTGGGCAAACTGTGATATGATCGAAAAGTCCAGAACAGCCactaaatggaccttgtggTGAGCTTTTTCTGATTACCAAGACAAGAGCAGGAGGGTGGTTCTAACATGCAAATAATGCCCTATATGTGAAAGGTTGCATCCACCAATTACTTATCATGTATAGGCAATACCTACAGTAGATATAATCAGATACTTATGGGCTCACAGGAGGCTCATGTGCTCTGTTTGAGATAATCCATCATGCGCCCCTGTTTGAGATATTCCATCATTTGAGTGAACAGAGCTTGCAACAGTGAATCACTAAATGTGCCCTTATACCAGTCAAATCTCCATGGCTGCTGCTCAAAGTGTTCTAGCTGTTGTTCTATTATTCACTGTCTGTGGAGCAGCTCCAGATTTGTCTCTAGATGACATCATCAGTACTGTCTGTCCTTTATTTGTACAAATTCACCAACTAAAAGCATcatatatatgtactgtattgtGAAAATTCTGTTTTAAGGCAGATTTAGTTCTCAttatcaaaaatgtttgcaGCATTTTAATGCCTGTTGAAATACTGTTTCACTCAATACTGTCTTTGTTCATTTAGGTTAGTTGAAGCTCAGACTAAAGCATTCATTTccatccttttttttgtttaaagataattttttggcattttaggcctttattttgacaggacagatgaagacatgaaaggggagagagagggggaatgacatgcaccaaagggctgcaggtcggagtcaaacctgggcCCGCTTCATCGAgtagtaaacctctatatatggacacctgctctaccaactgagctatctgggtgccCATTCATTTCCATCCTTGTCCCATCTACTGACACTGGACTGAAAATGTCCTAAAGGGCTTAACGTACAGCTGTGCCATTTGATTTCTTGTTAAAATCGTCTTATTACAATGTCTGAGAGTTTTGCATCTCTATCTTCTTATTTCCTCTTCATTAAAGCTACATCATACACCGAGCACAATAGTCAAACCCAAGACTCCATGTTTTTGGCTGCACAATTCCAGAAAATATATTCTTCATGTCTTGTGCATCACGTGTAACACATTTCACAAAAATGAGTCTGACTTACTTGGTATCTTAGGAAACTTTAGGATCTCCTCTACAATATAAAATCAAGTCATGTGAATCTTAATAATGTTTGGCTGCACAGAATGTGTTTATACTTACTGGCCCACTTGCAAGTAGACTGCGTAATATGTAATGATATCTTGTTAAATTGCAGGGAAATTACTGCACGATTAGTCTCTGATATGAAAGAAATTCAACATACCTCATAGTTCCTGGACATGTTGAGTTAAATTTCCTCCATTGACGGTGTCCATATTTCCATTCAAGTGATGCACTGAAGGGTAATGGCTGCTCTGCTCTTGGTGCTTAGAATAAAATCTTTGGAGAAGTAAAATGCATCATTCAGACAGATGTTGTCCAGCTCTACATTCATTTACATCGAACAGCTCTGCACTTCAGGCTTCTCTGATGTCAGTGGACCACCCCGTGTCTTGATGTGGCTCGTGAGAGTTGTGTAATCCTGTTTCaatgaaagataaaaaaaagaactaaataaaaacactgttatTCAACAAGTAAGGTAATTTAAAATAGAAGTAGAGAGGTGGCTCTTCCTTAAAATAGCCGCGTTGTCATCCAGTGCATCAACCTTGAAATTCACAGTTTTTCTGTCTCTATGCAACAGCAACACTGCATTGAAGATCAGGCCACTTGCAGTCTCCATGGGTACTGATACCATTCGCTCTTGCTATTTTACGTCAAACACCGGAGCAGTCAGGCAAGGATGTGAACTCCTATATTCTAATTTCTACATGGAAAATACTATTAACGTATTTGAATGCAAATAATAAGAATACAATagcaacatttttaaattaaacaacggttaaaaacaataatttgcctcttgttttgaaaaatgtggattCACAGCATCCAGTAAAAGTCGAAGGAAAACACCCACCGTCTCCTCTCACTACATTAGcctacacattacattacacatagGCTACAATTGAATGTCTCATTCAAAGGCGTCTTGAAACCTATCTGGCCGCATACAGCAGTCTGAATGAGCCACAATGCTGATGAGACCGTTTAGCTGCAGTAGAAAATAAAAGTAGTGCTTTCATCAAAGAGGCTATATGGACACACATAATGCAGCTGTACATACCTGGCACCGCTGTAATACGTCGTTAATCCAGAGGCAGTCGGAGCACAGTGCGGTGGTGTTGCCAGGCACTATTCCGCTGGCGCACTTTGGGGTTGTGGCTTTAAAACGGGTTGCCATGAGGCAGGTAGCACGGAAAATAGACCCCGAAATTCAAATCCAGTTACAACGAAAGCACCAACACACCTAATACGCCTGTTAAGAATCACTGAAGGTAAGTACAtgtacagttttgtttttaaaattcgaatacatttttatatggAGCCTGGTCCACAGGCTACTATAATCAATACTACATTTATTAAACCACCTTAAAAGGGGGTTTCTTTCATAATGGCAACCTCACAAGGCGCACCCCATCTTTGTAAGTGGCATTCTTCACACAAGACCTTGATGTGATGAATGTGCAAGTAACttcctacctacctacctaaaaTGTCCTACCTTCCTGCCACAGTGTTAAGTAATATTAATTAAATGGCTGATAACGTTCCTCCAGTTATGTAAGTAGCCTATTATAACacgcattttaaataaacaaactgaTTTATATTGTTTCATTTatgcacaatttttttttttaaatcactgaaaaaTCACTGAAATCAAATCATCATTTAATCTTTATTGTGATATTAGATAATATAACTATCTATAGCACACAGTGTTTCCctcatctttgtgtgtgtgtgtgtgtgtgtgtgtaagtaaaatTTACCCTCAGACTCTCTTCACATGGGTCATGAGATGTTCTACTCAACTATATTAGAACTGCAATGATTAGTCATATAAATGATTAATCATTTGAGTCATTTTCCAGCAAAACAACTGCTTGTTACATCTTCTCCAGTGTTAGGAGTGGCTGCTTGTCTCTCTTTTTATATCATTGTTAAGTTAAATATTTTAGAGAAATCAACTAACCGATTAATCAAGAAATTATCATGCAAATAaaatgattatgaaaatgatcatTAGTTGCACCCCTAATCTATATATCTCATGATATAATACTGGGCTGAGACTTGATGTTTGTGGCTCTTATTAAGTTAAGGACACACTGCTTTACACTGAAAAGTGTCAGAAATGATAAGGGGCAGAGCACAGTCAGAAAGTCCTGTGTAATCCCAGAATGCTCTCCTTTTTCAGTTTATCTTGGACAGATTCAAGTGCAAGTCTCCTCAAAGGCATGGATGACACTGTCGTATGCAGGAGGGGGAGTCTGTGATGGTAGGAAGCCTTTAAGTCCATTGTTGCCCAACCAGAAGGAATGTCTCTTGTTTGGCACGAGGGATGCTGAATCCGACGAGTTTGATGCTGCTGTGTCCTCAGGCATGAGAGTGTCCTCTCCCATCTCCAGACCAGCCCTGCTTCTCTTGGGCACTGGGCGGAAGGTTGACGTCTCTACGCCGGGCTTACTCCCCAGAGGGCCCACTGGCTCCAGAGAGGGCTGTCTGTATACGCTCAGAAAAGTGCTTCTGTAAAGGCCCAGCTGGTTGCTCATGGGTGTATGTGAAGTGCCGGATCTCTTTTTGGAGCGCCTGGTGATCTTGGCGGTGGCCTGGCGCCTGGATGCCCAGGTCAACAGAACGTACACCAGAGCACCCAGCAGCAGGCCCACCAGCACAGATAAACAGAAGGCTAACATCATATCGCCTGGAaaggaaaataaatcaatgcAGAGTGTCAGAAAAAGGGGAAATACTGGAGGAAATGTTTAGTTGACTGTGAGGCAGGATGCCCTGTGTTGTTCTAAAAATTGGGAAGATCATTTTCCCAGATGGCTGTTTCATTTGCATttcaagttaaaaataaaatctttttaGCATAGACAAGGAGCAGTTGCATCAGCTGAATAAAGTACATCTCATATGTGCCAGATTTGTTTCAGGAAATGTTCTTTCTTATTGATTTGCTATTGTTGGATTGCTATTACTGGGCACAACTGTTATATAAAATCTTACATCATACCTGCGTGTGGGTTCACTGTCTATGTAGTATCATTGTGTTAAAgcacaaactgaaaaaataactcCACTTTTTATCATTTGACTGTCACGTTATCCCTGAAATAATTGTTATACAATACTGCAAACTTTTCCTGACTTCTCACAAAAAGTTGTTTGAGGCAAGTTTGTATGCACCTTTCTACAAagaggcaattcaaagtgcttatGTAAGACATGAACAGGCATTAACATAagacataaaatatataaataggaCTGTAATGGTACTAAATTAAATACTGTAGAAGATTAAAAATCAGCTAAATGgaataaaagggaaaaaattAAAAGGAAGTAAAGGTTACAGTGTAAAGACATAATTATAAATAGCCCCAAATTTAACTTAATAAAAGGCAGTGGCAAGGTTTtaagctttgatttaaaaaaaactgat
It contains:
- the myct1b gene encoding myc target protein 1 homolog; its protein translation is MAHNETHPLLEILKSFNLGDMMLAFCLSVLVGLLLGALVYVLLTWASRRQATAKITRRSKKRSGTSHTPMSNQLGLYRSTFLSVYRQPSLEPVGPLGSKPGVETSTFRPVPKRSRAGLEMGEDTLMPEDTAASNSSDSASLVPNKRHSFWLGNNGLKGFLPSQTPPPAYDSVIHAFEETCT